AGGCTGGCTTAACCCTGCTAACGGGCAGATTGGCACGGTTCGGCACGTTGCTTATGCCCAATCTCTGGCAGCCGACTCGTTTTGTCGAATGAACTTTGTTATATTGTGGACGAACCATCGGTTGGAGACCTTTGGGGCAACCTCTCTTCTGCGAGGCTTGTTGGGTTGAAATTTTGTGACGGAGGACTGGCTCATGGCCATTGCGGAATTCGATCTCTTGCCGGAAGTTCGAGAGTTTCTCGAAAAGAAGCGCTTTGGCGGAGTGATCGGTGGCAAAGAGGTTTTCTCCCAGAAGGGAGAAACCTTCGTGACCCGCGATCCCGGGACGGGTGAGGTGTTGGCCGAGGTCGATAATATGCAACCAGAAGAGGTAGACCAGGCCGTCAACGCTGCATGGAAGGCGTTCCGCGAGAGCGGCTGGCCTACAATGACCGCCCACGAGCGGGGTGCGTTGCTTCATCGGTGGGTCGAAGCGGTGGAGAAGCGGAAGCGGGTGCTTGCCCAGATCGAGTCCCTCGATTGCGGAAAGATTTATCGCCAGGCTGAGGCGGATGTCCAGAATTTTATTGACACAATGCGTTACTTCATCGAGATGTCGCTCCATATCGAGCGCCGCGCTACTCTGGCGGTGCCGCGGTATGAGGCGTACTCCTATCGCGCTCCATGGGGGCCCTGCGGGTTCATTTTTCCGTGGAATTTTCCCATTTTGCTCGTGGGTTGGGGAATCGCGCCGGCTTTGGCTGCTGGGAACACGGTTGTCATCAAACCAGCGGAGGACACACCATTGTCCACGCTGTTTGTGGCTCATCTGGCGAAGGAAGCCGGTATTCCCGACGGCGTGATCAATGTAATTCCCGGCATTGGTGAAATCACCGGGGCGGCGTTAGCTCGGCATCCCGGTTTAAGGCGAATGTCCTTCACGGGATCGCCAGAAGTGGGCCGATTGGTTGCCGAGGCCTGTGGCCGAAACCTGGTTCCGGTAAAGCTGGAATTGGGCGGCAAAGGAGCCGCCGTCGTGTTCGACGACGTGGATCTATCCGACACCGTGGAACAACTGGTACGAGCTGTCACGTTCCATTGTGGGCAGGTCTGTTGTACAGCCACGCGATGGATCATTCAGAAATCGATCTATGACAAATTTGTGGAGCAGGCGCTGGAGCGGCTGCGGTCTTTGAAGATCGGTCATGAGTTGGAGCCCCGGGTGGATATCGGACCGGTAGTCAACGAAAAGCAGAAAAAGCGAATCCTTTCCTATATCGAGCGTGGGCGGCAAGAGGGGGCTGAGGTGATTCTTGAGGGGGGTGAAGCGGAAGTGCCAGGTAAGAAGGGGTTCTACGTCAAGCCAGCTTTGCTGGCTGGGTCGCTCAAAAACGTTGCAGCTCAGGAGGAGATTTTTGGCCCGGTGGCTTACCTGACTTCCTTCGAGGACGAGCAGGATGCCATTGCCAAAGCGAACGACACGGACTACGGTCTGGCCAATAGCGTATGGACAGCCGATCTGGAAAGAGCTCGTCGCGTGGCCGAGGCCATGGAGGCTGCCAATAGCTGGATCAATGCCCATAACCTCTTCCCTCACGGAGTGCCTTACGCTGGGATAAAAAAGAGCGGACTGGGCGGCGGCGTGCTCTCCGAACAGACGTTTTTCGACTATCTGCGCAGCACTTCTGTGGTTCGGCCTCTGGCGTGAGCACAGCCCGCGGTGTGGTTCGCGCTTGTGAATAGAGGGACTCTAATTAAACTGGAGAATGTATTCGTGTCACCCGGAATGGGGTAAGCCCCGGGACGGCTTGCATTTTTGGCCGCCATGGGCCGGGATGATCTTCGTGTGGTAGATTTTTTTCGACGCAGCTATAATAGGCCACTTTCTGGCTCCTGTGAGGGATTCGGCGAGGTGAGAAAGAGGTCCATTCAAGAGGCGACGCTCTTTCTTATAGGGAAGTGTCTCGAGACAACGCATTTGCCCAGTTCGGATGAGTTGAGGTGAGGCACCTTACGGGACGAGCACCTTGAGGACGTACATCAATGGGTAAAGGCCTCTGCATCTTCGGAATGGTCGGAAGTGCCCTATTAATCCTCCTGTTTGGTCTCGACCTGGCCCTCGGAATCCCTTTTGGCCGCGTGAGTGTCGTCATGGACATCGGTTTTATCGTGGCTTCGGTGCTCTTGGGAGTCGCCGGCTTTCTTACTTTTCGAGAAATCCCCTGACTCGATCTTCGGCCTTCTATTCTCGCCTCTTGCTTGAGGATTCACTCCCGTCTTCTGTCGATCGAACGTTCTGTTTCCGCCATTCGTCTTTCCACAAGAAAAACGACAAAAATGCACGTTATGTGGACGATCGGTTTCAAGAGGAATTGTCGATGTTTCGGCGCTGGGCGTCACGTTCTCGCCTCACCGCCTCGACGATTGCGTCCACTACCCCGGGGATGGTGTAAGTCTGCGCTTCCGCGGCCGGTTCAAAACCGTGCTCACGGAGGACAGCCGAGGTGATTGGACTGATGCTGGCAATCCGAACGCGTGGTAGGTAATTGCCGAAGAGACGAACCGCCGCCGTGGCGATGGAGGGACTTGTTGCGGTCACCCAATGAATGCGACCCTCCGTGAGGAGACGCTCGACTTCCTGTGAAATTATGGTGACATCGCGGCTTTCGTAGGCAGTGACCTGATTAACATCCCAGCCGCCCTTTCGCAGTTCGTCCAGTAACACCGGCCTGCCCCGGCTTGCCCGAACAAGCAGGATTCTTCCCCGGGTTGGAAGGCGATTCAGCTCCTCTGCCAGCTTTTCCGCGCAAAACTGACCGGGAACGAGGTCCGCACGCAGGCCGAACTGCCGCAATGTGGCTGCT
This is a stretch of genomic DNA from Thermogutta terrifontis. It encodes these proteins:
- a CDS encoding aldehyde dehydrogenase family protein, which gives rise to MAIAEFDLLPEVREFLEKKRFGGVIGGKEVFSQKGETFVTRDPGTGEVLAEVDNMQPEEVDQAVNAAWKAFRESGWPTMTAHERGALLHRWVEAVEKRKRVLAQIESLDCGKIYRQAEADVQNFIDTMRYFIEMSLHIERRATLAVPRYEAYSYRAPWGPCGFIFPWNFPILLVGWGIAPALAAGNTVVIKPAEDTPLSTLFVAHLAKEAGIPDGVINVIPGIGEITGAALARHPGLRRMSFTGSPEVGRLVAEACGRNLVPVKLELGGKGAAVVFDDVDLSDTVEQLVRAVTFHCGQVCCTATRWIIQKSIYDKFVEQALERLRSLKIGHELEPRVDIGPVVNEKQKKRILSYIERGRQEGAEVILEGGEAEVPGKKGFYVKPALLAGSLKNVAAQEEIFGPVAYLTSFEDEQDAIAKANDTDYGLANSVWTADLERARRVAEAMEAANSWINAHNLFPHGVPYAGIKKSGLGGGVLSEQTFFDYLRSTSVVRPLA